From the genome of Mycobacterium kansasii ATCC 12478:
GTTGACCGCTTCACCCGGGCGAACCACCGCGACCCGGTCGATGGATACCCAGTCGGCAGACGGGCCCCGCCCATTCTGGACCCGATCGGCCACCGCACGTGAACGGCGCGCCTCTGTTGCCCCCGTCTTGTCCATGGGCTCCAGCGCCGGACGGTGTTCGAAGTCCGTGTCGAACAGGATCTCCAGACTGGTCCGCAACGCGGTCAGTTCCGCTCGTAGCGCGGCCACCTCGTCGGCGGCCGCAGCGCGCAGTTCGGCGGCCAGCTCACGCCGCAAGTGCGACTCCACCGTCAGCTCGTACTCGCGGCGAGCCGAGATTTCGCGATCCAACTGCAAGTCGTAAACCAGCTTCAGATCGCGTGCCCGTGCCTGCTCCGCATCGGCTTGGCGGCGGTACAGCACCGACACGAAAGCACCGGCGACGGCAGCCCACAGCGCCAGGATTACCGCGAGCTTGAGTAGTTCCACCCGGTTGGTGAAAACCAGTGCCGAACTGGCCGCAATCGCGAGGACCAGCAACGTCGTCAAGAGCACCCAACCCGGCCTGCGGCCGCCGCGCCGGACCCGGGCGCCGCGGGACAGAACGGTCATGGCCTGACTGTACCCGGGCGGCGCCGTCCGCGTGTCGCGCCGGTCCGGCGATTCTTCAGCCGATTCGACGAGGCCGCCAGCAACGTCGGCGAGCGATGGCGAGCAACCGGTTAGGTTTCGGCCCCCTCGCCGCCCTCGGTGGGATCCGGCGGAGACTTGCAGCAATGTTGCAGCCACAGCGCGGCAACCACCAACGCCAGTGCGCTGCCGGCCGCCACGACGGTTCCGGTGGTGTCCTCGACGGCCACCCGCTGCCATGACCGCCGCGGCAACAGGTACACCAGCACCCCGATCCACCAGCCCAGCACCAGGGCGCCGACCCACGCCGACGCCTTGGCGACCATCAGACTGCGGGCCACCGCGAGCGGGTGCAGCCGGCCGGGCCCGTCGCCGATCTCGCCGTCACCGATTTTGGTGCGGACGTAGCGAGCCCACAGCGCCTCGGCGATCGCGACGCCGAGCAGCGACAGCCCGGTCCACACCGTGATTTGCGGAAACCACCGGAACAGCGCGATGACCAGCGGATAACCCACCACCGCAGCCGCGATCACCGCGGCCATCAGATCGCGTTTGCGGGTGGGGCCCATCAGTTACCCAAGGTCAGGGGCGTCAACCGGACACTCGCCCGATCGGCGGGCTCCAGCTCGGCCAGCAGCTCGGCGACGGGTCGCGGACCGTCCGGCAGCGGCACTTCGGCCGCCGGATCGACGTCCAGCCACGGGATCATCACGAAGGGCCGCAGGTGTGCCAGCGGATGCGGCAGCCGCAGATCGCTGTCGTCGGAGAGCACGTCCACCCGGCCGGACGGGGTGATCTCGGCGCAGGTGACCAGGTCGACGTCCAGCGTTCGCGGACCCCACCGCTCGTCGCGCATCCGGCCCGCGGCCCGCTCGAACTCGTGAGCCCGGCACAGCCACGCGTGGCAGTCACGATCCGGGTCGT
Proteins encoded in this window:
- a CDS encoding DUF3180 domain-containing protein; translated protein: MGPTRKRDLMAAVIAAAVVGYPLVIALFRWFPQITVWTGLSLLGVAIAEALWARYVRTKIGDGEIGDGPGRLHPLAVARSLMVAKASAWVGALVLGWWIGVLVYLLPRRSWQRVAVEDTTGTVVAAGSALALVVAALWLQHCCKSPPDPTEGGEGAET
- the folK gene encoding 2-amino-4-hydroxy-6-hydroxymethyldihydropteridine diphosphokinase produces the protein MTRVVLSIGSNLGDRLAHLRSVVDGLGDALVAASRVYETDPWGGIEQDPFLNAVLIADDPDRDCHAWLCRAHEFERAAGRMRDERWGPRTLDVDLVTCAEITPSGRVDVLSDDSDLRLPHPLAHLRPFVMIPWLDVDPAAEVPLPDGPRPVAELLAELEPADRASVRLTPLTLGN